From one Meles meles chromosome 18, mMelMel3.1 paternal haplotype, whole genome shotgun sequence genomic stretch:
- the IFT20 gene encoding intraflagellar transport protein 20 homolog isoform X1, with amino-acid sequence MNLTGRKKRGDSAGFFASAMAKDILGEAGLHFDELNKLRVLDPEVTQQTIELKEECKDFVDKIGQFQKIVGGLIELVDQLAKAAENEKMKAIGARNLLKSIAKQREAQQQQLQALIAEKKMQLERYRVEYEALCKVEAEQNEFIDQFIFQK; translated from the exons ATGAACCTGACAGGCCGAAAGAAACGAGGGGATTCCGCGGGATTCTTTGCGAGCG CTATGGCCAAGGACATCTTGGGGGAAGCTGGGCTGCACTTTGACGAGCTGAACAAGCTGCGCGTGTTGGACCCTGAGGTTACCCAGCAGACCATAGAGCTCAAGGAAGAATGCAAGGACTTTGTGGACA AAATTGGCCAGTTTCAGAAAATAGTTGGCGGTTTAATTGAGCTTGTTGACCAGCTTGCAAAAGCAGCAGAAAATGAGAAGATGAAG GCCATTGGTGCTCGGAACTTGCTCAAATCTATAGCAAAACAGAGAGAAGCCCAACAGCAGCAACTCCAAGCACTAAtagcagaaaagaaaatgcagcttGAAAG gtaTCGGGTTGAATATGAAGCTCTGTGTAAAGTAGAAGCAGAACAAAATGAATTTATTGaccaatttatttttcagaaatga
- the IFT20 gene encoding intraflagellar transport protein 20 homolog isoform X2, with translation MAKDILGEAGLHFDELNKLRVLDPEVTQQTIELKEECKDFVDKIGQFQKIVGGLIELVDQLAKAAENEKMKAIGARNLLKSIAKQREAQQQQLQALIAEKKMQLERYRVEYEALCKVEAEQNEFIDQFIFQK, from the exons ATGGCCAAGGACATCTTGGGGGAAGCTGGGCTGCACTTTGACGAGCTGAACAAGCTGCGCGTGTTGGACCCTGAGGTTACCCAGCAGACCATAGAGCTCAAGGAAGAATGCAAGGACTTTGTGGACA AAATTGGCCAGTTTCAGAAAATAGTTGGCGGTTTAATTGAGCTTGTTGACCAGCTTGCAAAAGCAGCAGAAAATGAGAAGATGAAG GCCATTGGTGCTCGGAACTTGCTCAAATCTATAGCAAAACAGAGAGAAGCCCAACAGCAGCAACTCCAAGCACTAAtagcagaaaagaaaatgcagcttGAAAG gtaTCGGGTTGAATATGAAGCTCTGTGTAAAGTAGAAGCAGAACAAAATGAATTTATTGaccaatttatttttcagaaatga